In the Paraburkholderia acidisoli genome, one interval contains:
- a CDS encoding DODA-type extradiol aromatic ring-opening family dioxygenase codes for MAKIVFGMAVPHSGMLGQAPEDWLKNGERDRNNPELWFRNRTWTYPELEAHREAAFAPFLTLEERTARAARCRVALDKMAEAYREAKIDVAIILGKDQKEIFTDFSPSIAIYSGAEVHNGPPQRSVYAPDHHVTHACHPELATYLIKYFQNENFDLTDLFAWPDNVWMKPLPEYPVVPHAYSFVYHQIMSDNPPPNVPVIMNCFYPPTQPSMARCIEFGRVLRDAITAWPEDVRVGIFASGGLSHFVNDEEFDHQIMKMLGTYDYDALAAVDDRSYQSGTSEIKLYVSVMKALQATGAEMTLVDYVPCWRTPAGTGEGMGFMYWKAAE; via the coding sequence ATGGCGAAGATCGTATTCGGGATGGCGGTGCCGCACAGCGGCATGCTCGGGCAAGCGCCGGAAGACTGGCTCAAGAACGGCGAGCGCGACCGCAACAATCCGGAACTGTGGTTCCGCAATCGCACGTGGACCTACCCCGAACTGGAAGCGCACCGTGAAGCCGCGTTTGCGCCCTTCCTCACGCTCGAAGAGCGCACCGCACGCGCCGCGCGCTGCCGCGTGGCGCTCGACAAAATGGCCGAAGCGTATCGCGAGGCGAAGATCGACGTGGCGATCATTCTCGGCAAGGACCAGAAGGAAATCTTCACCGACTTTTCGCCTTCCATCGCCATTTATAGCGGCGCGGAAGTGCACAACGGGCCGCCGCAACGCTCGGTCTACGCGCCCGATCATCACGTCACGCACGCGTGCCATCCGGAACTGGCCACGTACCTCATCAAGTACTTCCAGAACGAGAACTTCGATCTCACCGATCTGTTCGCGTGGCCCGACAACGTGTGGATGAAGCCGTTGCCCGAGTATCCCGTGGTGCCGCATGCGTACAGCTTCGTGTATCACCAGATCATGAGCGACAACCCGCCGCCCAACGTGCCGGTCATCATGAACTGCTTCTATCCGCCCACGCAGCCTTCCATGGCGCGCTGCATCGAGTTCGGCCGCGTGTTGCGCGACGCGATCACCGCGTGGCCCGAAGACGTGCGCGTGGGCATTTTCGCGTCGGGCGGCCTTTCGCACTTCGTCAACGACGAGGAGTTCGATCACCAGATCATGAAAATGCTCGGGACTTACGACTACGACGCACTCGCGGCGGTCGACGATCGCTCGTATCAGTCGGGCACCTCGGAGATCAAGCTCTACGTGAGCGTGATGAAGGCCTTGCAGGCAACCGGCGCCGAAATGACGCTCGTGGATTACGTGCCCTGCTGGCGCACGCCCGCCGGAACTGGCGAAGGCATGGGCTTCATGTACTGGAAAGCCGCGGAATAA